One Acetobacter ghanensis DNA window includes the following coding sequences:
- the leuC gene encoding 3-isopropylmalate dehydratase large subunit — MAARTLFDKIWDDHVVETLPDGTSILYIDRHLVHEVTSPQAFEGLRLAGRKLRHPDRTVAVVDHNVPTSDRSQPIEEEDSRNQIETLERNVKEFGVPYFPLLSANQGIVHVVGPEQGISLPGMTIVCGDSHTSTHGALGSLAFGIGTSEVEHVMATQTILQRPAKNMRVNVEGTLGAGVSAKDIMLAIIGHIGTAGGTGHVIEFAGSAIRGLDMAGRMTICNMAIEAGARAGLVAPDETTFEYVRNRPFAPKGEAFEQAVAYWKTLASDDGAHFDREVTLRAEDIGPTLTWGTSPETVLSITDTVPDPAQETDEAVKAQMQRMLDYMGLEAGQKIAGTPVDVVFIGSCTNSRIEDLRMAAQIAAGRKVAPGVRAMIVPGSGNVKRQAEEEGLDRIFLDAGFEWREAGCSMCLGMNPDRLTPGQRCASTSNRNFEGRQGPGGRTHLLSPAMAAAAAVTGCLTDVRELA; from the coding sequence ATGGCTGCGCGTACGTTGTTCGACAAGATCTGGGACGATCATGTCGTGGAAACTCTTCCAGACGGCACCTCCATTCTTTATATCGACCGCCACCTCGTGCATGAGGTGACCAGTCCCCAGGCATTTGAAGGCCTGCGTCTGGCCGGGCGCAAACTGCGCCACCCGGATAGAACCGTGGCTGTTGTGGACCACAACGTGCCCACCTCTGACCGTAGTCAGCCGATTGAGGAAGAGGACAGCCGTAACCAGATTGAAACGCTGGAACGTAATGTAAAGGAATTTGGTGTTCCTTACTTTCCGCTCCTGTCCGCCAATCAGGGTATTGTGCATGTGGTTGGGCCGGAACAGGGTATTTCCCTGCCGGGTATGACCATTGTGTGTGGTGACTCGCATACTTCCACGCATGGGGCCCTTGGCTCGCTGGCGTTTGGTATTGGCACGTCCGAGGTCGAACACGTCATGGCGACGCAGACCATTCTGCAACGGCCTGCCAAAAACATGCGCGTCAATGTGGAAGGTACGCTGGGTGCTGGTGTGTCCGCCAAGGACATTATGCTGGCTATTATTGGTCATATTGGCACGGCAGGCGGCACAGGCCACGTTATTGAATTTGCTGGTTCGGCCATTCGCGGGCTGGACATGGCTGGCCGTATGACCATCTGCAACATGGCAATCGAGGCTGGTGCCCGCGCTGGGCTTGTAGCCCCGGATGAAACAACCTTCGAATATGTGCGTAATCGCCCATTCGCCCCTAAGGGAGAAGCGTTTGAGCAGGCGGTTGCATATTGGAAGACGCTCGCATCGGATGATGGTGCCCACTTTGACCGGGAAGTGACCCTGCGCGCCGAGGATATTGGCCCGACGTTGACATGGGGCACTAGCCCGGAAACGGTTCTTTCCATTACGGATACGGTGCCCGACCCGGCGCAGGAAACGGATGAAGCGGTCAAAGCCCAGATGCAGCGTATGCTGGACTATATGGGCCTTGAAGCAGGGCAGAAAATTGCCGGTACGCCTGTGGATGTAGTGTTTATTGGCTCCTGCACGAACAGCCGGATTGAGGATTTGCGCATGGCGGCCCAGATTGCCGCTGGGCGCAAGGTTGCTCCGGGTGTGCGGGCCATGATTGTGCCCGGTTCGGGCAACGTTAAACGGCAGGCTGAAGAAGAAGGTCTGGACCGTATTTTTCTGGATGCAGGTTTTGAATGGCGTGAGGCAGGGTGCTCCATGTGCCTTGGCATGAACCCGGACCGCCTGACCCCCGGCCAGCGCTGCGCATCCACCTCCAACCGTAACTTTGAAGGGCGGCAGGGGCCGGGTGGGCGCACGCATCTGCTCTCCCCAGCCATGGCGGCCGCCGCTGCCGTTACAGGCTGCCTGACCGATGTGAGGGAACTGGCATAA
- the rplS gene encoding 50S ribosomal protein L19 codes for MNIIQQYEAAEIERLTAARAVPVFDAGDTVRVSVRVKEGERVRLQAFEGVVIARSNKGLNSNFTVRKISNGEGVERVFPLYAPTVAEIKVVRRGKVRRAKLYYLRGRSGKSARIAERPREVVAPAAAG; via the coding sequence ATGAACATTATTCAGCAGTACGAAGCTGCAGAAATTGAACGTCTGACAGCCGCACGCGCAGTGCCCGTTTTTGATGCCGGTGACACCGTGCGTGTTTCCGTGCGTGTTAAGGAAGGCGAGCGCGTTCGTCTTCAGGCATTCGAAGGCGTGGTCATTGCCCGCTCCAACAAGGGCCTGAACAGCAACTTCACGGTGCGCAAGATTTCCAACGGTGAAGGCGTGGAACGCGTGTTCCCGCTGTACGCTCCGACCGTAGCCGAAATTAAGGTTGTGCGTCGTGGTAAAGTGCGTCGCGCAAAGCTGTACTACCTGCGTGGCCGCAGCGGTAAGTCTGCCCGTATTGCAGAACGCCCGCGTGAAGTTGTTGCTCCGGCAGCAGCAGGCTAA
- the trmD gene encoding tRNA (guanosine(37)-N1)-methyltransferase TrmD produces MSWQATVVTLFPEMFPGPLGLSLAGRALENGVWTCRTENLREHGLGRHRAVDDTPFGGGAGMVIRPDVADAALAATQAAANIPRVYLTPRGRPLAQADVRRYAAGPGVMLLCGRFEGVDERFLQARGVEQVSIGDYVLSGGETAALVLLDACVRLLPGVMGSDQSGVEESFSDGLLEYPHYTRPAVWEGHEVPEVLLSGNHAAIAQWRQERAEETTRERRPDLWSAWLARKNGNRAAAVGGAAQADLGV; encoded by the coding sequence ATGAGCTGGCAGGCCACTGTTGTTACACTCTTCCCGGAAATGTTTCCGGGGCCTTTGGGGCTGTCCCTTGCGGGGCGTGCGCTGGAGAATGGGGTGTGGACCTGCCGTACCGAAAACCTGCGGGAACATGGTCTGGGGCGCCATCGCGCCGTGGATGATACCCCGTTTGGTGGTGGCGCAGGCATGGTCATCCGTCCGGATGTGGCTGATGCGGCACTTGCCGCAACGCAGGCCGCTGCCAATATACCGCGTGTGTATCTTACTCCGCGGGGGCGTCCGCTGGCGCAGGCCGATGTGCGGCGTTATGCCGCCGGACCGGGCGTTATGCTGCTGTGTGGCCGGTTTGAAGGAGTAGACGAGCGCTTTTTGCAGGCGCGGGGTGTCGAGCAGGTTTCCATCGGGGATTATGTCCTTTCTGGTGGAGAGACTGCGGCTCTGGTTTTGCTGGATGCGTGTGTTCGTCTGCTTCCCGGTGTAATGGGGAGTGACCAGAGTGGCGTTGAGGAAAGTTTTTCCGATGGGCTGCTCGAATATCCGCATTATACCCGTCCGGCTGTATGGGAGGGGCATGAGGTCCCCGAAGTTCTGCTTTCGGGTAATCATGCTGCCATAGCACAGTGGCGTCAGGAACGGGCTGAAGAGACAACGCGGGAAAGAAGGCCGGATCTGTGGTCTGCCTGGCTGGCTCGCAAGAATGGAAACAGGGCTGCAGCTGTGGGCGGGGCCGCACAGGCAGACCTAGGGGTTTGA
- the rimM gene encoding ribosome maturation factor RimM (Essential for efficient processing of 16S rRNA) — MQPDLILIGVVGKPHGVRGLVRVHSYAADPATLEQYEGLLDGQGHRWSLRWCGADGVAEIRDADGKPLADRTVAQALVNTRLYVPRSSLPEPEEEEFYHADLIGMEAFEKGLSLGRVIMVHDYGAGASLELSDGSLVPFTKACVPEVRLDERTIVVVRPEEVSGEEGRGVGKRQNGVPA, encoded by the coding sequence ATGCAGCCTGACCTCATCCTGATTGGTGTTGTGGGTAAACCGCATGGAGTGCGTGGCCTTGTGCGCGTGCATTCCTATGCGGCCGACCCTGCTACGCTGGAACAGTATGAGGGTCTGCTGGACGGGCAGGGCCACCGCTGGTCCCTGCGTTGGTGCGGTGCGGATGGCGTTGCCGAGATTAGGGATGCTGATGGCAAACCTCTGGCGGACCGGACTGTGGCGCAGGCGTTGGTTAATACCCGCCTGTATGTGCCGCGCTCCAGCCTGCCGGAACCAGAGGAAGAAGAATTCTACCATGCTGATCTGATCGGTATGGAAGCGTTCGAAAAAGGTCTTTCTCTGGGGCGTGTTATCATGGTCCATGATTACGGTGCTGGTGCCAGCCTTGAACTGAGCGATGGCTCTCTTGTCCCCTTTACCAAGGCCTGCGTGCCGGAAGTCAGGCTGGATGAGCGGACCATTGTTGTTGTTCGTCCCGAGGAAGTCTCGGGGGAAGAAGGGCGTGGCGTCGGCAAACGGCAGAATGGGGTGCCAGCATGA
- the rpsP gene encoding 30S ribosomal protein S16 has product MSVKIRLARAGAKKRPYYHIVVADSRSPRDGRFIEKVGAYNPMLPSDHAERVRLVNERITHWLSQGAQPTDRVARFLGNAGLIAKPSFSEQPKKSAPKKKAQERAAAAAKAAEATA; this is encoded by the coding sequence ATGAGTGTTAAAATTCGTCTTGCCCGCGCTGGTGCCAAGAAGCGTCCTTACTACCACATTGTTGTGGCAGATAGCCGCAGCCCGCGTGATGGCCGCTTTATTGAGAAAGTGGGCGCCTACAACCCGATGCTGCCGTCCGACCACGCTGAACGCGTGCGTCTGGTTAACGAACGCATCACGCACTGGCTCTCCCAGGGTGCGCAGCCGACCGATCGTGTTGCCCGCTTCCTCGGTAATGCCGGTCTTATTGCGAAGCCGAGCTTCAGCGAGCAGCCCAAAAAATCTGCTCCCAAGAAGAAGGCACAGGAACGTGCAGCCGCTGCCGCTAAAGCAGCAGAAGCCACAGCCTGA
- the ffh gene encoding signal recognition particle protein — MFEALSGKLSGVFDGLAKRGALSEADVMEAMREVRLAMLDADVALPVVKDFVNKVKERAVGQEVLESISPGQAVAKIVNDALIDALGGAGVAPLNLNAIPPVPVLMVGLQGSGKTTTSGKLALRLATRERKKVLLASLDTQRPAAQLQLAQLAQQAGVTSLPIIAGQAPVEIAQRALDVGRKEGYDVVILDTAGRLSIDEALMEEVRQIRDVTHPAETLLVVDAMTGQDAVNTAKAFNEAVGVTGVVMTRMDGDARGGAALSMKAITGAPIKLTGSGEKLDALDEFHPERVAGRILGLGDIAGLVEKAADTLDHEEGERLAQRMMAGKFDLDDYASQIRQINKLGSISGILGMLPGMGKVKEALGDKDLDTSVLKKHLAIIGSMTRGERRAPGIIKASRKKRIAAGSGTTVQDVNKLLKQFDMMSTMMKRFNKLGVKGLMRQGMSALMPKGMGGGPPGGPGGSPFR; from the coding sequence TTGTTCGAAGCTCTTTCAGGCAAGCTTTCCGGGGTTTTTGATGGTCTCGCCAAACGTGGCGCGCTGTCTGAAGCCGATGTGATGGAGGCCATGCGCGAAGTCCGTCTGGCTATGCTGGATGCGGACGTGGCGCTGCCCGTTGTTAAGGACTTTGTTAACAAGGTTAAGGAACGTGCAGTTGGGCAGGAGGTGCTGGAGAGCATTTCCCCTGGTCAGGCCGTTGCTAAAATTGTTAACGATGCGCTGATTGATGCCTTGGGCGGCGCAGGCGTTGCCCCCCTTAACCTGAACGCCATCCCACCCGTGCCGGTGCTTATGGTCGGGCTTCAGGGCTCTGGTAAAACCACAACATCGGGTAAGCTGGCCCTGCGCCTTGCTACGCGTGAGCGCAAGAAGGTGCTGCTGGCCTCGCTCGATACGCAGCGTCCCGCGGCCCAGTTGCAGTTGGCTCAGCTTGCTCAGCAGGCGGGTGTAACCTCCCTGCCCATTATTGCGGGTCAGGCGCCGGTAGAAATTGCCCAGCGTGCGCTCGATGTCGGGCGTAAGGAAGGATATGACGTCGTCATCCTCGATACAGCGGGTCGTCTGTCCATTGACGAAGCGCTGATGGAGGAAGTCCGCCAGATCAGGGACGTAACACACCCGGCGGAAACGCTGCTGGTTGTGGACGCCATGACCGGGCAGGACGCGGTAAACACCGCCAAGGCGTTTAACGAGGCCGTGGGTGTGACCGGTGTGGTCATGACCCGTATGGATGGTGATGCGCGCGGTGGTGCGGCCCTGTCCATGAAGGCTATTACCGGCGCACCCATCAAGCTGACCGGCTCGGGTGAAAAGCTGGACGCGCTGGATGAGTTCCATCCCGAGCGTGTGGCTGGCCGTATTCTGGGTCTGGGTGATATTGCCGGTCTTGTGGAAAAAGCGGCTGATACGCTTGACCATGAAGAAGGTGAGCGTCTGGCCCAGCGCATGATGGCTGGCAAGTTCGATCTGGATGACTACGCATCCCAGATCCGCCAGATCAACAAGCTTGGTTCCATTTCCGGTATTCTGGGAATGTTGCCGGGTATGGGTAAGGTCAAGGAAGCGCTGGGGGACAAGGACCTTGATACGTCCGTCCTTAAAAAGCACCTTGCCATTATCGGTTCCATGACCCGTGGCGAACGTCGTGCGCCGGGGATCATCAAGGCCTCGCGCAAAAAGCGTATTGCCGCAGGGTCGGGAACAACAGTTCAGGACGTCAATAAGCTGCTCAAGCAGTTCGATATGATGTCCACAATGATGAAGCGTTTTAACAAACTGGGCGTGAAAGGTCTCATGCGCCAGGGAATGTCTGCGCTCATGCCTAAGGGAATGGGTGGAGGCCCGCCGGGTGGTCCCGGTGGTTCTCCCTTCCGCTAA
- a CDS encoding Spy/CpxP family protein refolding chaperone, which yields MKISNGVLAAAMVAGLSLSGLSAHAAGPGGWGGGMGVGSTFGGPGGNALDGLDLSRKQRNQITTILKEAHDQDQAQDTQEEFENLHAQIEDLLTAPGPLDQDKIAQVQQKMAALRAEREARHLQTASRIHDVLTPDQLAQMRDRQRRIHDLLSQLNALQHPEQQVSSDSQKK from the coding sequence ATGAAGATCAGCAATGGTGTACTGGCTGCGGCAATGGTCGCGGGGCTTTCTCTCTCTGGTCTGTCGGCGCATGCGGCTGGGCCGGGTGGCTGGGGCGGTGGCATGGGCGTGGGGTCCACGTTCGGCGGGCCGGGCGGTAATGCACTGGACGGGCTGGACCTGAGCCGCAAGCAGCGCAACCAGATCACAACGATTCTGAAGGAAGCGCATGATCAGGATCAGGCGCAGGACACGCAGGAAGAGTTTGAAAACCTTCATGCCCAGATTGAGGACCTGCTGACCGCTCCGGGGCCGCTTGATCAGGACAAAATTGCTCAGGTACAGCAGAAAATGGCGGCCCTGCGGGCAGAGCGGGAGGCGCGGCATTTGCAGACCGCCAGCCGGATTCATGATGTGCTGACGCCGGACCAGCTCGCTCAGATGCGTGACCGGCAGCGGCGGATTCATGACCTGCTCAGCCAGCTGAACGCATTGCAGCATCCAGAGCAGCAGGTTTCCTCAGACAGCCAGAAGAAGTAA
- a CDS encoding ATP12 family chaperone protein — MSGSATGLPGRAPAGRKRFWKQVEIVQQEGGFAVQLDGRSVRLPGKTALCVPSRALAEALAAEWDAAGQNADGYFTPDDLPLTGIAGSMLERIPQARAGVLESLLAYANSDLICYRDGASSKLAAEQAALWDPWLAWLGKTYGVTFQTTRGVMPICQSAEALQALRVVMQGLTDAQMAVLGVAVPALGSLVLGLALLEGAATVEELVACATIDERQQMAVWGQDTEVTDRIARMQQELETAARFEAFIKRP; from the coding sequence GTGAGCGGGAGCGCAACAGGTCTGCCCGGGCGGGCGCCAGCCGGGCGCAAACGCTTCTGGAAGCAGGTGGAAATTGTGCAGCAGGAGGGCGGTTTTGCCGTGCAGTTGGATGGGCGTAGCGTGCGCCTACCCGGCAAGACGGCGCTGTGTGTGCCCTCGCGTGCGCTAGCTGAGGCGCTGGCAGCCGAATGGGATGCTGCGGGGCAGAATGCGGACGGGTATTTTACGCCGGACGATCTGCCGCTAACGGGTATTGCCGGGTCCATGCTGGAGCGTATTCCACAAGCGCGTGCCGGGGTTCTGGAAAGCCTGCTGGCTTACGCCAATAGTGACCTGATCTGCTACCGGGATGGCGCAAGCAGCAAGCTTGCAGCAGAACAGGCCGCTCTGTGGGACCCTTGGTTGGCATGGCTTGGCAAAACCTATGGCGTGACATTCCAGACCACGCGGGGGGTTATGCCCATCTGCCAGTCTGCAGAGGCATTGCAGGCGCTCCGGGTGGTTATGCAGGGTCTGACGGATGCGCAGATGGCCGTTCTGGGTGTAGCTGTTCCCGCCTTGGGGAGTCTGGTGCTTGGGCTGGCGCTGTTGGAGGGGGCCGCCACAGTAGAGGAGCTGGTTGCCTGCGCAACAATTGATGAGCGCCAGCAGATGGCTGTGTGGGGGCAGGACACCGAGGTGACGGATCGCATTGCCCGTATGCAGCAGGAGCTGGAAACAGCAGCCCGGTTTGAGGCGTTTATAAAGCGGCCCTGA
- a CDS encoding AsmA family protein encodes MRFKWKIGLLAGVVVLAAGGGTIFSATQDATWLKTRLSDAVQQSTGRHLSIGTLHVWVLPFPWVEAQNVRLSGVEDGGPDALAVKQVRARLSIMPLFSHRIAFENVSVIGPKVTLRRLSDGRADWLLTPPTTTEQGGSTSQSVAPQMHWNVGVSDLTVLQANVQWDDALTHRSGTFGLSRARVRGLDGTAPDLDIQGEKGAGRFSLTGQTGPFWPLGAQLPMQLRLNLTQNGHSIGMAHLDGVINAPRDERVYNLHLGGSVGQLQDLNVFFPHASLPDGQNLSVDLTVGGRGDAPQVQSLHVRTGRVDLAHWLPQAALTRVVVDAATPEDPLSLHVDGQMGTQPVGLNGTAGSLQQLMQMQAQAEAPVDLALTQGDTAVQAKGTVSAAHSALDVQGRLDHLAFGAQWPDVSGLTVTGHVESDKTQPLFKNHTLADVLHGVTMSGDVQVQAMNWQGVAWSQVQTHVAIGNGRLALDPIHAVGNGQQQVARLVYDLSGGQPQVEASARSVFLPLAVVQSWLHVAPDMQGTVQLVGALSAQGDTAAARSNSLTGHLGASVVDGSIGSALLRRMLGPQVPVKGQMPIRCFGVHTQFADGVAHIDQLGLESDFLHLRGQGSVTLGTHELNMQLAPQVLLGGASASSSLHVTGPWANPQVSMASANDGRFGITIGGSGSDEGTSCTALLATAREGADGPNPATVQKKASKEEKIMNMLHGLGLFR; translated from the coding sequence ATGCGGTTTAAGTGGAAAATCGGCCTGCTTGCGGGTGTTGTGGTTCTGGCGGCTGGTGGCGGGACGATTTTTTCCGCAACGCAGGATGCAACGTGGCTCAAAACCCGGCTGAGTGATGCCGTGCAACAGAGCACGGGGCGTCATCTGAGCATCGGCACGCTGCATGTGTGGGTGCTGCCCTTCCCGTGGGTGGAGGCGCAGAATGTGCGTCTGTCCGGCGTGGAGGATGGCGGCCCGGATGCGCTGGCGGTCAAGCAGGTGCGTGCCCGGCTTTCCATCATGCCGCTATTTTCTCACCGTATCGCGTTTGAAAATGTCAGCGTTATTGGCCCAAAGGTGACATTGCGCCGCCTGAGTGATGGCCGGGCGGACTGGCTGCTCACCCCTCCCACCACGACGGAACAGGGGGGTAGCACATCCCAATCCGTTGCGCCGCAGATGCACTGGAATGTGGGCGTATCCGACCTGACGGTTTTGCAGGCCAATGTGCAGTGGGACGATGCGTTAACCCATCGTTCGGGCACATTCGGTTTGAGCCGGGCACGTGTGCGCGGGCTGGATGGCACGGCCCCTGATCTGGACATTCAGGGCGAAAAAGGGGCTGGGCGCTTTAGCCTGACCGGGCAGACAGGCCCATTCTGGCCGCTGGGTGCCCAACTGCCCATGCAACTGCGGCTGAACCTGACCCAGAATGGGCATTCCATTGGCATGGCTCATCTGGATGGTGTGATTAACGCCCCGCGTGATGAACGCGTGTACAATCTGCATCTCGGCGGGTCTGTTGGGCAGTTGCAGGACCTGAATGTCTTTTTCCCTCATGCCAGCCTGCCGGATGGGCAAAATCTCTCGGTGGATCTGACAGTGGGTGGTCGGGGGGATGCACCGCAGGTTCAGAGCCTGCATGTGCGTACGGGCCGGGTCGATCTGGCACATTGGCTGCCACAGGCGGCACTTACGCGTGTAGTGGTGGATGCCGCTACACCAGAAGACCCTCTGAGCCTGCATGTGGATGGTCAGATGGGTACGCAGCCGGTTGGCCTGAATGGAACGGCCGGAAGTCTGCAACAGCTTATGCAGATGCAGGCTCAAGCCGAAGCGCCGGTCGATCTGGCGTTGACGCAGGGCGATACGGCAGTGCAGGCCAAGGGCACGGTCAGCGCCGCACATTCCGCGCTGGATGTGCAGGGCAGGCTGGACCATCTGGCATTTGGTGCGCAATGGCCGGATGTATCTGGCCTGACGGTAACGGGCCATGTGGAGAGCGACAAAACCCAGCCGCTGTTTAAAAACCACACATTGGCCGATGTGCTGCATGGCGTAACCATGAGCGGAGATGTGCAGGTTCAGGCCATGAACTGGCAGGGTGTGGCATGGTCGCAGGTGCAAACGCATGTTGCCATTGGCAATGGCCGACTGGCGCTGGACCCCATTCATGCCGTGGGCAATGGCCAGCAGCAGGTGGCGCGCCTTGTTTATGATCTGTCCGGCGGGCAGCCGCAGGTGGAGGCTTCTGCCCGTTCCGTGTTCCTGCCTTTGGCTGTGGTGCAGAGCTGGTTGCACGTTGCCCCGGATATGCAGGGGACTGTCCAGCTTGTAGGGGCGCTATCAGCGCAGGGGGACACGGCAGCAGCCCGTAGCAACAGCCTGACGGGGCATCTGGGTGCGTCTGTGGTGGATGGTAGCATAGGCAGCGCTCTTTTACGCCGTATGCTTGGGCCGCAGGTGCCGGTCAAAGGGCAGATGCCCATCCGCTGCTTTGGTGTGCACACGCAGTTTGCGGACGGTGTGGCCCATATTGATCAACTGGGGCTGGAGAGCGATTTTCTGCACCTGCGTGGGCAGGGGAGTGTTACACTCGGGACGCATGAGCTGAACATGCAACTGGCGCCGCAGGTGTTGCTGGGGGGCGCGTCTGCCTCATCCTCCCTCCATGTTACAGGTCCGTGGGCAAATCCGCAGGTCAGTATGGCATCGGCGAATGATGGGCGGTTCGGCATTACCATAGGTGGTAGTGGCTCGGACGAGGGAACTTCCTGCACGGCCCTCCTTGCCACGGCGCGGGAAGGGGCTGATGGCCCCAACCCTGCAACGGTCCAGAAAAAAGCCAGTAAAGAGGAAAAGATTATGAACATGCTGCACGGTCTGGGGCTGTTCCGGTGA
- a CDS encoding RluA family pseudouridine synthase: MSVVNLTVSEDEAGIRLDRYFRRHYPHLTQGALQKLCRTGQIRVEGKRVEASTRLEPGQSVRVPPIPMAAKPSRDVPRPLDDKLVREIQRMVVYQDKHLIVLNKPSGLAVQGGPGITRHVDMMLDGLRENPEDPRPRLVHRIDRDTSGLLLLARTPGVAAKLAASFRGRDVKKTYWAVVVGRPDPLSGEIDQPLARLGAGPGAITVAADRKDEDAQSARTVYEVLDSAARKFSWLGLSPLTGRTHQLRVHCESLGTPILGDPKYGGALAHPSGFTDQLHLHARELDMPHPAGGRLVVSAELPPHMRETFRALGFIPGTTPPPARKGG; this comes from the coding sequence ATGAGTGTTGTCAATCTTACCGTGAGCGAGGACGAGGCCGGCATCCGCCTCGACCGTTATTTCCGCCGTCATTACCCGCATCTTACCCAGGGTGCGCTCCAGAAACTGTGCCGTACAGGCCAGATTCGCGTAGAGGGCAAACGGGTGGAGGCCTCCACCCGGCTGGAGCCGGGGCAGAGCGTGCGCGTGCCCCCCATTCCCATGGCGGCCAAGCCCTCGCGCGATGTGCCGCGCCCGCTGGACGACAAGCTGGTGCGCGAAATTCAGCGCATGGTCGTCTATCAGGACAAGCACCTGATTGTGCTCAACAAGCCCTCCGGCCTTGCCGTGCAGGGTGGTCCGGGCATTACCCGCCATGTGGACATGATGCTCGATGGGTTGCGCGAAAACCCCGAAGACCCGCGCCCAAGGCTGGTCCACCGGATTGACCGCGATACATCGGGCCTGCTGCTGCTGGCCAGAACGCCGGGTGTGGCTGCCAAGCTTGCGGCCTCCTTCCGTGGGCGGGATGTAAAAAAAACATACTGGGCTGTTGTTGTCGGTCGGCCGGACCCGCTGTCGGGCGAGATCGACCAGCCTCTGGCCCGCCTCGGGGCTGGTCCGGGAGCCATTACTGTAGCCGCAGACCGTAAGGATGAGGACGCCCAGTCCGCCCGCACGGTATACGAAGTATTGGATTCGGCTGCCCGCAAGTTCTCGTGGCTTGGGCTTTCCCCCCTCACCGGGCGTACGCACCAGTTGCGCGTGCATTGCGAATCCCTTGGCACGCCTATTCTGGGCGATCCCAAATATGGTGGGGCGTTGGCGCATCCTTCCGGCTTTACGGACCAGTTGCACCTCCATGCGCGGGAGCTGGATATGCCGCACCCCGCGGGTGGTCGGCTGGTTGTGAGCGCTGAACTGCCGCCGCATATGCGTGAGACCTTCCGTGCGCTCGGCTTCATCCCCGGAACAACGCCTCCCCCTGCGCGCAAGGGCGGTTGA
- a CDS encoding replication-associated recombination protein A, translated as MTGDDLFGAAAPAGGHAPARSGGRPTPTQPLADRLRPTCLADVVGQGHLLGPEGTLTLMLERGTLPSLILWGGPGVGKTTIARLLAQAAGLRFMQISAVFSGVADLKKAFDSARKLAQGGVGTLLFVDEIHRFNRAQQDGFLPVVEDGTVVLVGATTENPSFALNSALLSRCQVMVLNRLDDPALEALLARAEEETGHPLPLTEDGRATLRAMADGDGRYLLNMVEQVLSLKNTKPLDAQALARLLAKRAVLYDRDREEHYNLISALHKSLRGSDPDAALYWFARMLEGGEDPRYLARRLTRFATEDVGMADPNALPLAVAAWETYERLGSPEGELALAQLVVHLATAPKSNAAYKAYNVARRAAKATGSLMPPAHILNAPTRLMQDIGYGKGYEYDHDTEEGFSGQNYFPDGMRRQTFYNPTGRGYEREVKHRLDTWSRLRERRQS; from the coding sequence ATGACGGGGGATGATCTGTTTGGCGCAGCAGCCCCCGCAGGTGGGCACGCGCCCGCACGCTCTGGCGGCAGGCCCACGCCAACCCAGCCGCTGGCGGACCGTTTGCGCCCAACCTGTCTGGCCGATGTGGTGGGGCAGGGGCATCTGCTTGGGCCGGAGGGCACGCTTACGCTCATGCTCGAACGGGGCACGCTGCCCAGCCTGATTTTGTGGGGTGGGCCGGGCGTGGGTAAAACCACTATAGCCCGCCTGCTGGCACAGGCCGCCGGGTTGCGGTTTATGCAGATTTCGGCCGTGTTTTCGGGCGTGGCGGACCTTAAAAAAGCGTTCGATTCCGCCCGTAAGCTTGCTCAGGGCGGTGTGGGCACGCTTTTGTTTGTGGATGAAATTCATCGCTTCAACCGCGCGCAGCAGGATGGCTTTTTGCCTGTGGTGGAGGATGGCACCGTTGTGCTGGTTGGCGCCACGACCGAAAATCCCTCCTTTGCCCTGAACTCGGCCCTGCTCTCGCGCTGTCAGGTTATGGTGCTCAATCGGCTGGATGACCCGGCACTTGAAGCCCTGCTGGCCAGAGCGGAGGAAGAAACGGGGCATCCCCTGCCGCTGACGGAGGATGGCCGGGCCACATTGCGCGCCATGGCAGATGGGGATGGCCGCTACCTGCTGAACATGGTTGAGCAGGTTCTGAGCCTGAAAAACACCAAGCCGCTGGATGCGCAGGCTCTGGCCCGTCTGCTGGCCAAAAGGGCCGTCCTGTATGACCGGGACAGGGAGGAGCATTACAACCTTATTTCCGCCCTGCACAAATCGCTCCGTGGTTCGGACCCCGATGCCGCGCTGTACTGGTTTGCCCGGATGCTGGAAGGGGGGGAAGACCCGCGTTATCTCGCCCGGCGTCTGACCCGCTTTGCCACCGAGGACGTAGGCATGGCTGACCCCAACGCGCTCCCGTTGGCAGTGGCCGCGTGGGAGACGTATGAACGCTTAGGCTCCCCCGAGGGCGAACTGGCACTGGCCCAGCTTGTGGTGCATCTGGCCACCGCCCCCAAATCCAACGCAGCCTACAAGGCATATAACGTGGCCCGCCGCGCAGCTAAAGCCACGGGCAGCCTTATGCCGCCAGCCCATATTCTCAACGCGCCCACGCGGCTGATGCAGGATATTGGCTACGGCAAGGGCTACGAATACGACCACGATACGGAAGAAGGCTTCTCGGGGCAGAATTATTTCCCCGATGGCATGCGCCGCCAGACCTTCTATAATCCAACGGGTAGAGGCTACGAACGGGAGGTTAAACATCGGCTGGATACATGGTCCCGCTTGCGGGAACGGCGCCAGTCGTGA